The Candidatus Mycolicibacterium alkanivorans genome contains a region encoding:
- a CDS encoding FtsK/SpoIIIE domain-containing protein, translating into MNPDPYAQLDPDTTFRLDHVLSFLTTLGLWVAIIVGLTSVALISWRLHSPETYKERFATPARLLRWRLWAYASWHRLCKRCGLSASEQVTRRNKEGQQVTLTRWFHPKLLGTDVSHSALRLTIRARMGQTVEELERAVPAIRDAAGAHSARAVVISPGTLRIELVMREQLSTVGHAAPPTAVATTRVKLGRCEDGSAWTLPLSGRHTLTVGCSGAGKGSALWGIACGLGPAVAAGFVHLIGIDLKYGIELSVGARLFTKIATTEADAVETLAGLEKLMDKRGNEMAGRTRAHRPTKTSPLVVLLIDELAGVTAYMSEPTLRKGAAASLSRILTKGRAPGIVVAAFLQDPRKEVLPMRGLFTQTIALRLRSRDEVAMVLGDGMADKAPAHRINPDKPGTGYAIAEDGHATKVRSDFWSDDQIRSTAEKYGNSRTAADRALNHRSSFGSPEGSARTHAGSDSIQATR; encoded by the coding sequence ATGAATCCCGATCCGTACGCGCAGCTCGATCCCGACACCACTTTCCGGCTCGATCACGTGTTGAGTTTCCTCACCACTCTCGGCCTGTGGGTGGCGATCATCGTGGGACTCACCAGCGTTGCGCTCATCTCCTGGCGACTGCACTCACCCGAGACCTACAAGGAACGATTCGCAACACCGGCCAGACTGCTCCGCTGGCGACTCTGGGCTTACGCGTCCTGGCACCGGCTCTGCAAGCGCTGCGGCCTATCCGCTTCCGAGCAGGTCACTCGCCGTAACAAAGAAGGCCAGCAGGTCACCCTCACCCGCTGGTTCCATCCAAAGCTGCTGGGAACAGACGTGTCTCACAGCGCCCTGCGGCTCACAATACGAGCAAGGATGGGACAGACCGTCGAAGAGTTGGAACGCGCTGTCCCGGCGATCCGTGATGCCGCGGGCGCACATTCGGCGCGGGCGGTCGTCATCTCGCCCGGGACGCTGCGGATCGAGTTGGTCATGCGAGAACAGTTGTCGACGGTAGGTCACGCAGCGCCGCCAACCGCGGTCGCAACAACACGGGTCAAGCTCGGGCGCTGCGAAGACGGTTCCGCCTGGACCCTCCCGCTGAGCGGACGACACACCCTCACCGTGGGCTGCTCGGGCGCAGGCAAAGGTTCCGCCTTATGGGGCATCGCCTGCGGACTCGGCCCTGCTGTGGCCGCCGGGTTTGTTCATCTGATCGGAATTGACCTGAAGTACGGCATCGAGTTGTCAGTCGGCGCCAGGTTGTTCACCAAAATCGCCACCACCGAGGCCGATGCCGTGGAAACCCTTGCAGGGCTGGAGAAACTGATGGATAAGCGCGGCAACGAGATGGCTGGCCGCACACGCGCGCACCGTCCGACCAAGACGTCACCCCTTGTGGTGCTGCTCATCGACGAGCTGGCCGGAGTAACCGCGTACATGAGCGAACCGACCCTGCGCAAAGGAGCCGCCGCCTCGTTGTCGCGAATTCTCACCAAAGGCCGAGCGCCGGGAATCGTGGTCGCCGCGTTCCTGCAGGACCCTCGAAAGGAAGTCTTGCCGATGCGAGGCCTGTTCACCCAAACCATCGCTCTTCGACTGCGGTCCCGCGACGAAGTCGCGATGGTCCTTGGAGATGGGATGGCCGACAAAGCTCCCGCGCACCGAATCAACCCCGACAAACCGGGCACCGGCTACGCCATCGCCGAGGACGGCCATGCGACCAAGGTCCGATCCGACTTCTGGTCCGACGATCAAATCCGCTCTACGGCAGAGAAATACGGAAATTCGCGGACCGCCGCAGACAGAGCACTGAATCACCGGTCCAGTTTCGGTTCACCTGAGGGCTCCGCGCGCACCCACGCCGGGTCCGACTCGATCCAAGCAACGAGGTGA
- a CDS encoding plasmid replication, integration and excision activator: MSIPKWLQVGHDQVFSLGAFLVSEVTPMIDFDKSSGENRVQARDRDTGLPMWQVEVLDGDPAAPKRSRTVTIKFASPTPPSAPANSSGTPFTPVVFDGLMALPYVEKSGDFSRIAWSFRASDMRAPGKPSASSATSRESA; this comes from the coding sequence ATGTCCATCCCGAAATGGCTCCAAGTCGGCCACGACCAGGTGTTCTCGCTTGGCGCATTCCTCGTCTCAGAGGTGACTCCGATGATCGACTTTGACAAGTCCTCCGGCGAGAACCGCGTGCAAGCGAGGGATCGCGATACCGGCTTGCCGATGTGGCAGGTCGAAGTGCTTGACGGCGATCCGGCAGCACCGAAGCGCAGCCGAACCGTGACGATTAAGTTCGCCTCACCGACACCGCCGTCTGCACCCGCCAATTCCAGCGGAACACCCTTTACCCCAGTAGTTTTCGACGGGCTCATGGCGCTGCCATACGTCGAAAAGTCGGGCGACTTCTCCCGGATCGCCTGGTCGTTTCGCGCCTCCGACATGAGGGCACCGGGCAAGCCATCCGCGAGCTCAGCGACAAGCCGGGAATCGGCATGA
- a CDS encoding GntR family transcriptional regulator — MLQLGQIDRADDKPPYRQIAGMLREAIDSGQLDAGERLPSEAALIEHFGVARMTVRQAVQELRSEGLVISEHGRGVFVRPAPPIRRLASDRFARRHRAQGKAAFTVEAEQAGYTPQVDNITVTRERANSAVAKRLRLTPKDYVVVRSRRYLADGRPVEIATSYIPAAFAKGTKIEQPDSGPGGIYARLEEAGHPLARFSEEVAARMPTPEERRALLLSAGTPVLTVVRTAYDKEDVAVEVCDTVKVASAYLLEYDFPAR, encoded by the coding sequence GTGTTGCAACTGGGCCAGATCGATCGAGCGGACGACAAGCCGCCCTACCGACAGATTGCCGGCATGCTGCGCGAAGCCATTGACTCGGGCCAATTGGACGCTGGGGAGCGCTTGCCGTCCGAGGCAGCATTGATCGAACATTTCGGCGTCGCCCGCATGACCGTGCGCCAGGCGGTGCAAGAGCTGCGGTCAGAGGGGTTGGTGATATCCGAGCATGGCCGAGGGGTATTCGTGCGTCCCGCACCTCCGATTCGGCGACTCGCATCCGACCGGTTCGCCCGGCGACATCGGGCTCAGGGCAAAGCGGCGTTCACCGTCGAGGCTGAGCAAGCTGGCTACACACCTCAAGTCGATAACATCACAGTGACCCGCGAGAGAGCGAATTCTGCTGTCGCCAAGCGTCTTCGGTTGACACCAAAGGACTACGTTGTTGTGCGTTCGCGCCGCTACCTCGCCGATGGGCGGCCGGTTGAGATCGCAACTTCGTACATTCCCGCCGCGTTCGCGAAGGGCACGAAGATCGAACAACCCGACAGCGGGCCAGGGGGCATCTACGCTCGCCTTGAAGAGGCCGGCCATCCCCTAGCCCGGTTCTCCGAAGAAGTCGCTGCACGGATGCCCACTCCAGAGGAACGCCGCGCTCTCCTGCTTTCAGCAGGCACTCCGGTCTTGACCGTAGTTCGCACGGCGTATGACAAGGAAGACGTGGCAGTGGAGGTGTGCGACACCGTAAAGGTGGCATCCGCTTACCTGCTCGAATACGACTTTCCCGCCCGCTGA
- a CDS encoding NUDIX hydrolase, which yields MTATPKHSVSVSGIVVRGDGRVLVIKRDDNGHWEAPGGVLELDESFEDGVRREVLEETGLEVAVERLTGVYKNLTHGIVALVYRCRPTAGEPHATEEARQIRWMTMEEVQSAMVPAFGVRVLDAFDDAPQSRAHDGVDLLTR from the coding sequence ATGACAGCGACACCGAAGCACTCGGTCAGCGTGTCCGGCATCGTGGTTCGTGGCGATGGCCGTGTCCTGGTCATCAAACGCGACGACAACGGTCACTGGGAGGCTCCGGGCGGCGTCCTGGAGCTCGACGAATCGTTTGAGGATGGTGTTCGACGCGAGGTGCTGGAAGAGACTGGGCTTGAGGTCGCCGTCGAACGGCTAACGGGCGTTTACAAGAATTTGACGCATGGAATTGTCGCGTTGGTGTACCGCTGTCGGCCAACGGCGGGCGAGCCGCACGCGACCGAGGAAGCTCGTCAAATCCGTTGGATGACAATGGAAGAAGTGCAGTCTGCGATGGTTCCAGCGTTTGGTGTGCGTGTGCTGGACGCTTTCGACGATGCGCCTCAGTCACGGGCGCATGATGGGGTCGATCTCCTTACCCGGTGA